The following proteins are co-located in the Massilia litorea genome:
- the ileS gene encoding isoleucine--tRNA ligase, translating into MSENSKPVQNAPAQKAAKKPESKPTSKYPVNMTDTPFPMRGDLAKREPGWVKQWQDKQIYHRIRKAAKGRPTFVLHDGPPYANGDIHLGHAVNKILKDMVVKSRTMAGFDAPYVPGWDCHGMPIEIQIEKLYGKNLPTAEVLQKARAYALEQIDRQRAGFIRLGVLGEWENPYMTMAYGNEADELRALGKLLDKGYVYRGLKPVNWCFDCGSALAEAEVEYQDKRDPAIDVGFKFAEEEKIAAAFGLPSLPTMNGFIVIWTTTPWTIPSNQALNVNAEVTYALVQSERNGEPLLLILAQDLVESCLQRYKLEGKVIATTLGAQLEGLRFKHPLHAADPFYDRLSPMYLADYVTTESGTGVVHSAPAYGLEDFISCKAHGMKDDEILKPVMGDGRFASSLPLFGGLTIWEASKPICAALTEAGALFELKMFDHSYMHCWRHKTPIVYRATSQWFAGMDLTPKDGGPTLRETALAGIDKTQFFPDWGQARLHGMIENRPDWTLSRQRQWGVPMAFFIHKETGELHPRTPELLEQVAKLIEQNGIDAWQALDPRTLLGDDADVYEKNKDTLDVWFDSGATHQTVLRGSHAQQSTFPADLYLEGSDQHRGWFHSSLLTSSMLNGTPPYKALLTHGFTVDENGKKMSKSLGNTMAPQKISDTLGADILRLWVASTDYTGELSIGEEILKRVTESYRRIRNTLRFLLANTSDFDPAKHAVPVAEMVEIDRYAIASMAQLQKDVAAHFDRYEFHPVVSRLQNYCSEDLGGFYLDILKDRLYTTGVDSQARRSAQTALWHIAHALLRVMAPVLSFTAEEAWAVFAGQQAYADSDETIFTQTLWTFPELPDAEALLAKYAALREVRADVTKQLEEVRASGAIGSSLQAELTIKAAGARHALLASLDDDLKFVFITSQATVEQAANEAEEAVQVTPSEAPKCERCWHYRRDVGHNHEHAGLCGRCVSNLFGTGEARRFA; encoded by the coding sequence ATGTCCGAAAACAGCAAACCCGTCCAGAACGCGCCTGCCCAAAAAGCTGCCAAAAAGCCTGAAAGCAAGCCAACGAGCAAATACCCGGTCAACATGACCGACACCCCGTTCCCGATGCGCGGCGACCTCGCCAAGCGCGAACCGGGCTGGGTCAAGCAATGGCAGGACAAGCAGATCTACCACCGCATCCGCAAGGCGGCCAAGGGCCGTCCGACCTTCGTGCTGCATGACGGTCCACCGTATGCGAACGGCGACATCCACCTCGGCCACGCGGTCAACAAGATCCTGAAGGACATGGTCGTCAAATCGCGCACCATGGCCGGCTTCGACGCGCCCTATGTGCCGGGCTGGGACTGCCACGGCATGCCGATCGAGATCCAGATCGAAAAACTGTACGGCAAGAATTTGCCAACCGCCGAGGTACTGCAGAAGGCGCGTGCCTATGCGCTCGAGCAGATCGACCGCCAGCGCGCCGGTTTCATCCGCCTGGGTGTGCTCGGCGAATGGGAAAACCCGTACATGACCATGGCCTACGGTAACGAGGCCGACGAGTTGCGCGCGCTGGGCAAGCTGCTCGATAAAGGTTATGTGTATCGCGGCCTGAAGCCCGTGAACTGGTGCTTCGACTGCGGCTCGGCCCTGGCTGAAGCGGAAGTCGAATACCAGGACAAGCGCGACCCGGCGATCGACGTCGGTTTTAAATTCGCCGAAGAAGAGAAAATCGCCGCCGCCTTCGGCCTGCCGTCGCTGCCGACCATGAACGGTTTCATCGTGATCTGGACCACGACCCCGTGGACCATCCCGTCGAACCAGGCGCTGAACGTCAACGCCGAAGTGACCTACGCCCTCGTCCAAAGCGAGCGCAACGGCGAGCCGCTGCTGCTGATCCTGGCCCAGGACCTGGTCGAGTCCTGCCTCCAGCGTTATAAACTCGAAGGCAAGGTCATCGCCACCACGCTTGGCGCCCAGCTCGAAGGCCTGCGCTTCAAGCATCCGCTGCACGCCGCCGATCCGTTCTATGACCGCCTGTCGCCGATGTACCTGGCCGACTACGTCACCACCGAGAGCGGCACCGGCGTGGTCCACTCGGCGCCGGCCTATGGCCTGGAAGACTTTATCTCGTGCAAGGCGCACGGCATGAAGGACGACGAGATTTTGAAGCCTGTCATGGGCGACGGCCGCTTTGCGAGCTCGCTGCCGCTGTTCGGCGGCCTGACGATCTGGGAAGCCAGCAAGCCGATCTGCGCCGCGCTGACCGAAGCGGGCGCCCTGTTCGAACTGAAAATGTTTGACCACAGCTACATGCACTGCTGGCGCCACAAGACCCCGATCGTCTACCGCGCGACCAGCCAGTGGTTCGCCGGCATGGACCTCACGCCAAAGGACGGTGGCCCGACCCTGCGCGAAACGGCGCTGGCCGGCATCGACAAGACCCAGTTCTTCCCGGACTGGGGCCAGGCGCGCCTGCACGGCATGATCGAGAACCGTCCGGACTGGACCCTGTCGCGCCAGCGCCAGTGGGGCGTGCCGATGGCCTTCTTCATCCACAAGGAAACCGGAGAATTGCATCCGCGTACCCCTGAGCTGCTGGAGCAGGTGGCCAAGCTGATCGAACAGAACGGCATCGACGCCTGGCAGGCACTCGACCCGCGCACGCTGCTGGGCGACGACGCCGACGTGTATGAGAAGAACAAGGACACGCTCGACGTCTGGTTCGACTCGGGCGCGACGCACCAGACCGTGCTGCGCGGCTCGCACGCGCAACAGTCGACCTTCCCGGCCGACCTGTACCTGGAAGGCTCGGACCAGCACCGCGGCTGGTTCCACTCGTCGCTGCTGACCTCTTCGATGCTGAACGGTACGCCGCCGTACAAGGCGCTGCTGACCCACGGCTTCACGGTGGACGAAAACGGCAAGAAGATGTCCAAATCGCTTGGCAACACGATGGCGCCGCAGAAGATCTCGGACACCCTGGGCGCCGACATCCTGCGCCTGTGGGTGGCCTCGACCGACTACACGGGCGAACTGTCGATCGGCGAAGAGATCCTGAAACGCGTCACCGAATCGTATCGGCGCATCCGGAACACGCTGCGCTTCCTGCTGGCGAATACGTCCGACTTCGACCCGGCGAAGCACGCCGTGCCGGTGGCGGAGATGGTGGAGATCGACCGCTACGCGATCGCCTCGATGGCGCAGCTGCAGAAGGACGTGGCCGCGCACTTCGACCGCTACGAATTCCACCCGGTCGTCTCGCGCCTGCAGAATTACTGCTCGGAAGACCTGGGCGGCTTCTACCTCGACATCCTCAAGGACCGCCTGTACACGACCGGCGTCGACTCGCAAGCGCGCCGCTCGGCCCAGACCGCGCTCTGGCACATCGCGCACGCCCTGCTGCGCGTGATGGCGCCGGTGCTGTCCTTCACGGCCGAGGAAGCCTGGGCCGTGTTCGCGGGCCAGCAAGCCTATGCGGATTCGGACGAAACCATCTTCACGCAGACCCTGTGGACCTTCCCGGAACTGCCGGATGCGGAAGCGCTGCTGGCCAAGTACGCCGCCCTGCGTGAAGTGCGTGCCGACGTCACCAAGCAGCTGGAAGAAGTGCGTGCCTCGGGTGCGATCGGTTCGTCGCTGCAGGCCGAGCTGACGATCAAGGCGGCGGGCGCCAGGCACGCGCTGCTGGCGAGCCTGGACGACGATTTGAAATTCGTCTTCATCACCTCGCAGGCGACGGTCGAACAGGCCGCGAACGAGGCCGAGGAAGCGGTACAGGTGACGCCATCGGAAGCGCCGAAGTGCGAGCGCTGCTGGCACTACCGCCGCGACGTCGGCCACAACCATGAGCACGCCGGCCTGTGCGGCCGCTGCGTGAGCAACCTGTTCGGCACCGGCGAAGCACGCCGCTTCGCGTAA
- a CDS encoding bifunctional riboflavin kinase/FAD synthetase yields the protein MKVFRGLPNDAARAPCALTIGNFDGVHRGHQALLARVRAASQALGLEAAVMTFEPHPREYFARRSGDLSRAPARIANLRDKLEDLSKAGIDRVIVEHFNEQFASISPEDFTQRVLVDGLHVKWLMVGDDFCYGAKRAGNVEMLKEAGRRHGFQVETLPTVREGDQRISSSAVRAALAAGDLQATGALLGHPYAMSGHVIHGAKLGRTLGFPTLNLRVAHRPAVQGIFVVQVHGLADQPLPAVASLGVRPTVEDAGRMLLEVHIFDYDRPCYGKLVRVEFLQKLRDEEKYVDLDTLTAAIHRDAEQARAWFAGNRLQHDPRSANSSTARAGALTATDRI from the coding sequence ATGAAGGTATTTCGCGGACTTCCCAACGACGCGGCGCGCGCACCGTGCGCCCTCACCATCGGCAATTTCGATGGTGTCCATCGTGGCCACCAGGCCCTGCTGGCGCGCGTCCGGGCAGCCAGCCAGGCGCTGGGACTGGAAGCGGCAGTGATGACCTTCGAGCCCCACCCGCGCGAATACTTCGCCCGCCGCAGCGGCGACCTCAGCCGCGCTCCGGCGCGCATCGCCAATCTGCGCGACAAGCTCGAAGACTTGTCCAAAGCCGGCATCGACCGCGTCATCGTCGAGCACTTCAACGAACAATTCGCCTCGATCTCGCCCGAGGACTTCACCCAGCGCGTGCTGGTCGACGGCCTGCACGTCAAATGGCTGATGGTGGGCGACGACTTCTGCTACGGCGCCAAGCGCGCCGGCAACGTCGAGATGCTCAAGGAAGCCGGCCGCCGCCATGGCTTCCAGGTCGAGACCCTGCCCACCGTGCGCGAAGGCGACCAGCGCATCTCGTCCTCCGCCGTGCGCGCCGCGCTGGCAGCGGGCGATTTGCAGGCCACCGGCGCCCTGCTCGGCCACCCGTATGCGATGTCGGGCCACGTGATCCATGGCGCCAAGCTCGGCCGCACCCTCGGCTTCCCGACCCTGAACCTACGGGTCGCGCACCGCCCTGCCGTACAAGGCATCTTCGTGGTGCAAGTCCACGGCCTGGCCGACCAGCCCCTGCCGGCGGTGGCCAGCCTGGGCGTGCGTCCCACGGTCGAGGACGCCGGCCGCATGCTGCTGGAAGTGCACATCTTCGACTACGACCGTCCCTGCTATGGCAAGCTGGTGCGCGTCGAGTTCCTGCAAAAACTGCGCGACGAGGAAAAGTACGTCGACCTCGACACCCTCACCGCCGCGATCCACCGCGACGCCGAACAGGCACGCGCCTGGTTCGCCGGCAACCGGCTGCAGCACGATCCCCGCAGTGCCAATAGCAGCACGGCCCGCGCCGGCGCCCTGACCGCCACCGACCGAATTTGA